A single region of the Bacteroidota bacterium genome encodes:
- a CDS encoding CDP-alcohol phosphatidyltransferase family protein, producing MQKTYSYAASVKSGVSDELINTYLIRPLAGIAVRLIYSTPLTPNHVTIASIFVGLVAAYFYLEGTALHNLVAGFCITVKDVLDSADGQLARARQQYSRVGRFLDSIGDIIVNALVFCAITVALIYGSGSAALAFLGVLAFVGTTLRVSYHVFYHTSFLHLSNSYEANRVTEDITCEDAQETPMTLRLQRVFLFLYGWQDRLMVEIDRWCYGKGEPDSRFFKRWYSDRIGLRLSGLLGLGTELFLLMLLSVTNHLQEYLLANIFGMNCIWGISVLYRKRFLAQQVKDAQHPDRLSGGP from the coding sequence GTGCAGAAAACGTACTCCTACGCTGCATCGGTAAAGTCGGGAGTCTCCGATGAACTCATCAACACCTATCTGATACGCCCGCTGGCTGGCATCGCTGTCCGTCTCATCTACAGTACCCCCCTAACACCAAACCATGTTACGATCGCATCGATATTCGTCGGGCTGGTTGCTGCGTATTTCTATCTCGAAGGCACGGCGTTGCACAACCTCGTCGCCGGTTTTTGCATAACGGTAAAGGATGTTCTGGATTCCGCCGACGGGCAACTGGCCCGGGCAAGACAGCAGTACAGTCGCGTCGGCCGGTTTCTCGACTCTATCGGTGATATAATTGTAAATGCTCTTGTGTTCTGCGCTATCACTGTTGCGCTCATATACGGCTCCGGTTCCGCAGCGCTGGCCTTCCTTGGCGTACTCGCATTCGTCGGCACAACTCTCCGGGTTTCCTACCACGTATTCTACCATACATCATTTCTTCACTTGAGCAACTCATACGAAGCAAACAGAGTTACGGAGGACATCACTTGCGAAGATGCGCAAGAAACGCCCATGACGCTTCGTCTCCAGCGTGTATTTTTGTTCCTGTACGGATGGCAGGATAGACTCATGGTAGAAATTGATCGTTGGTGTTACGGAAAAGGTGAACCCGATTCGAGATTCTTCAAGCGATGGTACAGCGACCGCATCGGATTGCGATTGTCGGGGTTGTTGGGGTTGGGAACGGAGTTGTTTCTCTTAATGCTGCTTTCTGTTACGAATCACCTGCAGGAATACCTTCTTGCCAACATCTTCGGCATGAACTGCATATGGGGCATTTCCGTTTTGTACCGGAAGCGTTTCCTTGCACAACAAGTCAAGGATGCACAGCATCCCGATCGCCTGTCAGGTGGTCCATAA
- a CDS encoding histidinol-phosphate aminotransferase family protein has protein sequence MDQIVLDRNENQYGPAPACYDVLRNANLEQLSLYSRDFAKGRKSELSQKIADDIGIPEERVLLSYGSEDMLKQVVHCYLHEGERLLLPQQSWWYYKKIAKEVHGAHVEYPLHERGSRFEFDVDEIIRLYHIHKPHLILIASPNNPTGSTMRRDDLARLIDYCTDSFIVLDQAYFGFEDSTNDQLKNLLDTHSRLVVLRTFSKYYALAGLRIGYTCVGTELTHLIEFSARYLGYNQLTEKIALAALSDKAYYERITNYMRDDKAIFMREFNQLEGFKAFESDANFMLVRFPVDHKKQLQDGLKQRGVIVKFLDDPGVTDCIRITIGTREQNARVVEAFKDVVLRLPALIEVVR, from the coding sequence ATGGATCAGATTGTCTTGGATCGGAATGAGAACCAGTATGGTCCCGCTCCGGCTTGCTATGACGTGCTGCGTAATGCGAATCTTGAACAGCTCAGCTTGTATTCCCGCGACTTTGCCAAGGGAAGAAAGAGCGAACTTTCCCAAAAGATAGCCGACGACATCGGCATCCCGGAGGAACGGGTCCTGTTAAGCTACGGAAGTGAAGATATGCTGAAGCAAGTCGTGCATTGCTACCTGCATGAAGGAGAGCGACTTCTGCTTCCCCAGCAATCATGGTGGTACTACAAAAAGATCGCAAAGGAAGTACACGGCGCTCATGTAGAATATCCCCTGCATGAGCGGGGCAGCCGGTTTGAATTTGATGTGGATGAGATTATCAGGCTGTACCACATTCACAAGCCGCACCTCATTCTCATTGCGTCGCCCAACAACCCGACCGGCAGCACAATGCGGCGTGACGACCTTGCACGACTCATTGACTACTGCACCGATTCCTTCATCGTTCTCGATCAGGCTTACTTCGGTTTCGAGGATTCGACCAACGACCAACTGAAGAACCTGCTCGATACGCACAGCCGGCTTGTTGTGTTGAGGACCTTCTCGAAATACTATGCTCTGGCAGGCCTCCGCATCGGGTATACATGCGTCGGAACAGAATTGACCCACCTGATCGAGTTCAGCGCACGATATCTGGGCTACAATCAACTGACGGAAAAGATAGCTCTTGCAGCTCTGTCGGACAAGGCGTACTACGAACGCATCACCAACTATATGCGTGACGACAAGGCCATATTCATGCGGGAGTTCAATCAACTGGAGGGATTCAAAGCATTTGAATCTGACGCGAACTTCATGCTGGTACGTTTCCCGGTTGACCACAAGAAACAGCTGCAAGATGGATTGAAACAGCGCGGCGTAATTGTGAAATTTCTCGATGATCCCGGCGTTACGGATTGCATCCGCATCACCATTGGCACTCGTGAACAAAACGCCCGAGTGGTGGAAGCATTCAAGGACGTCGTCTTGCGTCTGCCGGCCCTCATCGAGGTTGTAAGATAA
- a CDS encoding class I SAM-dependent methyltransferase has protein sequence MIIARTPFRKRLHNLYWEYRLGISTRGIIEVNYPDAHHYATMLYSTIQRVITFLALDPSDVFIDIGSGKGRVLCCAARLEVRKVIGVELSEDLCSHARRNVIRMRERKSTVEVHRGMAEHFDYSNGTVFTLFNPFGAVTLDQVLRKIAADTGPNKSRIRLAYANPEHDDVFRSHPWLERYEYWDRKNLRMEHSVSFYRART, from the coding sequence GTGATCATAGCGCGGACTCCATTCAGGAAGCGTCTCCACAATCTCTATTGGGAGTATCGCCTCGGCATATCTACGAGGGGTATTATCGAAGTAAATTATCCTGATGCCCATCACTATGCCACCATGCTCTACTCAACCATTCAGCGGGTTATCACTTTCCTTGCGCTGGATCCTTCCGATGTTTTCATTGATATCGGCAGCGGCAAGGGCCGCGTCCTTTGTTGTGCTGCTCGATTAGAGGTCCGGAAGGTCATTGGAGTGGAGCTTTCAGAAGATCTGTGCAGCCACGCCCGGAGAAATGTCATACGCATGAGGGAGAGGAAATCAACGGTGGAAGTACATCGGGGCATGGCCGAGCATTTTGACTACTCGAACGGTACCGTCTTCACGCTCTTCAATCCTTTCGGGGCGGTCACGTTGGATCAAGTTCTTCGGAAGATTGCAGCCGATACAGGCCCAAACAAATCTCGCATTCGTCTTGCGTATGCAAACCCGGAACATGATGATGTGTTCCGCTCACACCCTTGGCTGGAGCGGTATGAGTATTGGGACAGGAAGAACTTGAGAATGGAGCATTCCGTTTCCTTCTATCGAGCCAGAACATAA
- a CDS encoding CDP-alcohol phosphatidyltransferase family protein, with protein MTIAEEYRKSLKMAEAEEILDLMLYRPIAFILVKLIYRLPITPNQVTYAALIAGLIAAFEFGQGTANGFIWGAIWYAIANVLDCGDGMLARLQKSGTPLGRIVDGIVDWVSSVAIFFGLGLGLSAYYGQPLLWLLAFAAGMLSGYHAMMFDKRQQEYISTVRGERNFIDRESEKINAELNITTNPVRRLFLSAYRWYLTVQEGSRERHVELPHYPPQLYRSYNKSIMRWWTFLGPTTNRSLLMIAGLLTAPEWFCWAVIVPMNLYLVFLTLWQREVTRKLNTAVKSNLFATPVAA; from the coding sequence ATGACCATCGCTGAAGAATACAGAAAATCACTCAAAATGGCTGAGGCCGAAGAGATACTCGACCTCATGCTCTACCGGCCAATTGCATTCATCCTCGTAAAGCTCATCTACCGACTGCCAATCACTCCGAACCAGGTCACCTATGCAGCACTGATTGCCGGCCTTATTGCCGCGTTCGAATTCGGGCAGGGAACGGCAAATGGATTTATCTGGGGAGCAATCTGGTATGCCATAGCAAACGTGCTCGATTGCGGCGACGGCATGCTTGCCCGCCTGCAGAAAAGCGGAACGCCGCTCGGCAGAATTGTTGATGGGATTGTTGATTGGGTATCAAGCGTGGCGATCTTCTTCGGGCTTGGGCTTGGTTTGTCTGCCTACTACGGACAGCCATTGCTCTGGCTTCTGGCATTCGCTGCCGGAATGTTATCCGGCTATCACGCTATGATGTTCGACAAACGACAACAGGAATATATCTCCACCGTTCGCGGCGAACGTAACTTCATCGATCGGGAAAGTGAAAAAATCAACGCTGAACTGAACATCACAACCAATCCGGTTCGGAGACTGTTTCTTTCTGCTTATCGGTGGTATCTGACCGTTCAAGAAGGTTCACGCGAACGGCATGTTGAACTCCCCCACTATCCTCCTCAACTCTACCGCTCGTACAACAAGTCAATCATGCGGTGGTGGACATTCCTGGGGCCGACAACAAACCGTTCGCTGCTCATGATTGCCGGATTGCTCACAGCCCCTGAATGGTTCTGTTGGGCGGTGATAGTGCCGATGAACCTGTACCTCGTGTTCTTGACTCTCTGGCAAAGAGAAGTCACACGCAAACTGAACACTGCGGTAAAATCCAACCTGTTTGCGACGCCAGTTGCAGCATAG
- a CDS encoding ATP-dependent 6-phosphofructokinase — MKLKRIGILTGGGDCPGLNAVIRSVAKPAMAHFNATVIGILDGYEGMVEGRHRELTPRDVTGIINMGGTILGTSNKGDPFHFPMGIGKNIRIVDASQQVIEHYRDLKLDVLITIGGDGTQIIADKFSDLGLNVVGVPKTIDNDLDATDITFGHDSARAVATEAIDRLQTTASAHHRVMVVETMGRYAGWIALGAGVAGGADIILIPEIPFHWDKLFEAVLKRSKGAKFSIVSVAEGAKPFGGDISVKAIDNKRTDPVQLGGIGEMVAKRIEEETGLETRVTVLGHVQRGGSPTAYDRILATRFGTVALEAASRGEFGVLSSLRQNRVVTVPLKDAVGKQRLVPPDGQLVFAARAVGTCMGD; from the coding sequence ATGAAACTAAAACGAATAGGCATACTCACCGGCGGCGGCGATTGTCCCGGACTGAACGCAGTAATTCGCAGTGTTGCGAAGCCGGCAATGGCGCATTTCAACGCAACAGTGATTGGCATTCTCGATGGATACGAGGGCATGGTGGAAGGGCGGCATCGCGAATTGACTCCGCGTGACGTCACAGGCATTATCAACATGGGCGGTACCATTCTTGGTACCTCCAACAAAGGTGATCCGTTCCATTTCCCTATGGGAATTGGAAAAAACATCCGCATTGTCGACGCGTCACAACAAGTCATCGAACACTACCGCGATCTCAAACTGGATGTATTAATCACCATCGGGGGCGACGGAACGCAAATCATTGCCGATAAATTTTCGGATCTCGGCCTCAATGTCGTTGGCGTTCCCAAAACAATCGACAATGATCTCGACGCTACGGACATTACATTCGGACATGACTCGGCAAGGGCAGTTGCCACGGAAGCGATTGACAGACTGCAGACAACCGCCTCGGCGCATCATCGGGTTATGGTTGTCGAGACAATGGGACGGTATGCCGGATGGATTGCGCTCGGTGCCGGCGTGGCCGGTGGAGCCGATATTATTCTGATTCCGGAGATTCCCTTTCACTGGGACAAGTTGTTTGAGGCAGTTTTGAAACGAAGCAAAGGGGCCAAGTTCAGCATCGTCTCGGTGGCCGAGGGAGCAAAACCCTTCGGCGGTGACATCAGCGTAAAGGCAATAGACAATAAGCGAACCGACCCTGTCCAACTCGGCGGCATCGGCGAAATGGTTGCCAAGAGAATTGAAGAGGAGACAGGACTCGAAACCCGTGTCACAGTTTTGGGGCATGTGCAACGCGGCGGCAGCCCGACGGCGTATGACAGGATTCTCGCCACACGCTTTGGTACCGTTGCGCTTGAAGCTGCATCTCGCGGTGAATTCGGAGTTCTTTCGAGCCTCCGGCAAAACCGTGTCGTTACCGTGCCGCTAAAGGATGCCGTCGGCAAACAACGTCTCGTTCCTCCGGATGGTCAACTCGTGTTTGCGGCCCGGGCAGTTGGGACTTGTATGGGAGATTAA
- a CDS encoding NAD(P)-binding domain-containing protein: METAYTLLVFVVLFGAIAVPYWRRVARHKREAVEKFEKNQRMGILPPVTMHPHFDLTNCIGCANCVRACPEHVLGIVQGRPAIINGTKCVGHGLCADVCPVGAITLGFGTPRQGMELPQYDHNFETNVRGLYIIGELSGMGLIKNAIAHGKKAVQHVASNGRSKHLDGLDIVIVGAGPAGLSAALSAQALNLRYVLLEQDEIGGALLHYPRQKLVLTSPVELPLYGKLKVSEIKKEELLRIWKEVVGRFHLNVVTGQKVEVIHNINDRFIVKTQTAEFTGANVMLALGRRGSPRKLGVTGENLSKVMYRLIEAESYKHKHILVVGGGDSAVEAAIGLASQTGNVVTISYRKEDFVRLKEKNEQKVRQYLDSGTLHTMFNSQVLEIREDTVLVQESGKIMHNLKNDFVFIFAGGELPTELLKKCGIKLRPAEVEAQAVAA; the protein is encoded by the coding sequence ATGGAGACGGCCTATACACTACTGGTGTTTGTCGTTTTGTTCGGGGCGATTGCTGTTCCCTATTGGAGAAGAGTTGCGCGCCACAAGCGGGAAGCGGTTGAGAAGTTTGAGAAGAACCAGCGGATGGGAATACTGCCTCCCGTCACGATGCATCCCCATTTCGATCTCACGAACTGCATTGGCTGCGCCAATTGCGTGCGTGCATGCCCTGAACACGTGTTGGGTATCGTGCAAGGCAGACCTGCAATCATCAACGGAACAAAATGCGTGGGTCATGGTTTGTGTGCTGATGTGTGTCCCGTTGGCGCCATCACGCTCGGTTTCGGAACGCCGCGCCAAGGCATGGAACTTCCCCAGTATGATCACAACTTCGAAACGAATGTCCGCGGCCTGTATATCATCGGCGAGTTGAGCGGCATGGGTTTGATCAAGAACGCAATTGCTCACGGGAAAAAGGCTGTGCAACACGTTGCCTCAAACGGCCGGTCAAAACATCTGGATGGGCTGGATATTGTTATTGTCGGTGCGGGACCGGCGGGTCTCTCTGCCGCCCTCTCGGCACAAGCGTTAAACTTGCGGTATGTTCTGCTCGAACAAGACGAAATCGGCGGAGCATTGTTGCATTATCCGCGTCAAAAACTCGTGCTCACGAGTCCTGTGGAGTTACCATTGTACGGAAAGCTGAAGGTCTCGGAAATCAAAAAAGAAGAATTGTTGAGAATCTGGAAGGAGGTCGTCGGGAGATTTCACTTGAATGTCGTCACAGGGCAAAAGGTCGAGGTGATTCACAACATAAACGATCGCTTTATCGTGAAGACGCAGACGGCCGAATTCACCGGGGCAAACGTTATGCTTGCTCTGGGGAGGCGTGGAAGCCCCCGCAAGTTGGGCGTGACAGGAGAGAATCTCTCCAAGGTGATGTACAGATTGATTGAGGCAGAATCATACAAGCACAAACATATTCTCGTCGTCGGCGGCGGTGATAGCGCCGTCGAAGCTGCAATCGGGCTTGCAAGCCAGACGGGGAATGTTGTGACTATCAGCTATCGCAAAGAAGATTTCGTGCGTCTGAAAGAAAAGAATGAACAAAAGGTGAGACAGTACCTTGATTCCGGCACACTCCACACAATGTTCAATTCGCAAGTTCTTGAAATACGGGAAGACACTGTTCTTGTGCAGGAGTCGGGCAAAATCATGCACAATCTGAAGAACGATTTTGTGTTCATTTTCGCCGGGGGGGAATTGCCGACGGAACTATTGAAGAAATGCGGCATCAAGCTCAGACCGGCGGAGGTTGAGGCGCAGGCGGTTGCGGCATAA
- a CDS encoding phosphocholine cytidylyltransferase family protein encodes MTGVILAAGIASRLRPLTNDLPKSLLEVGGKPLLQRNLESLKANGIRRCVMVTGYLHEMIERFVSSLQLGIEIEFIHNPVFDQTNNNYSLWLARPAVHAEDIVLLDADILFHNTILTRLLASPHVDALIMRADGSLGHEEIKCEVRADGSIARIGKHIEPERSAGESLGIERFSGPTTAKLFDVLSRRHVHDEFYEASFQEVIDNGAKIYAIDSGGLPCMEIDTPDDLLAAEKLAKKLK; translated from the coding sequence ATGACGGGTGTCATTCTTGCCGCAGGAATCGCGTCGCGGCTCCGACCTCTGACTAACGATCTCCCGAAATCGCTGCTTGAGGTTGGCGGCAAACCTTTGCTGCAACGCAATCTTGAATCGCTGAAAGCAAACGGCATTCGCAGGTGTGTGATGGTAACGGGGTATCTCCATGAAATGATCGAGAGATTTGTCTCAAGCCTGCAGCTCGGAATCGAGATCGAATTCATCCACAATCCTGTGTTCGATCAAACCAACAATAACTACTCCCTCTGGCTTGCGCGGCCTGCAGTTCATGCCGAGGATATTGTGTTGCTTGACGCCGATATTCTCTTCCACAACACCATTCTGACACGGTTACTTGCATCTCCTCACGTTGATGCACTTATCATGCGGGCCGACGGCTCTCTCGGGCATGAAGAAATCAAGTGTGAGGTACGTGCTGACGGATCAATAGCCCGGATCGGAAAGCACATTGAGCCGGAACGCTCGGCGGGAGAATCACTCGGGATCGAGCGATTTTCCGGCCCGACAACAGCCAAACTCTTTGATGTTCTTTCACGCCGCCATGTGCACGATGAGTTCTACGAAGCGTCCTTTCAGGAAGTAATTGACAACGGTGCAAAAATCTATGCAATTGATAGCGGTGGATTGCCTTGCATGGAAATTGATACGCCAGATGATCTCCTCGCGGCAGAAAAGCTGGCAAAAAAGTTGAAGTGA